One Panicum virgatum strain AP13 chromosome 9K, P.virgatum_v5, whole genome shotgun sequence genomic region harbors:
- the LOC120646907 gene encoding pre-mRNA-processing factor 39-like yields MEQDQSVAAGVDSGSAEPGAMAFDLTTANPDANAYGHNPPAVTAGSAVDHDGGAQAPDVSAYPAEHAALNGTAGEMANYQGAAENGGAAINEMGEPVPEPSYEEAVLSAEEARLWSVVTANSLDFNSWIALIEETEKNAESNILKIRKVYDAFLAEFPLCFGYWKKYADHEGRLDGVSKVIEVYERAILAVTYSVEIWYNYCQFAISTYEDPDIIRRLFERGLAYVGTDYRSNVLWDEYIKYEESLQAWSHLAVIYTRILEHPIQQLDRYFNCLKELASTRALSDILTVEEASVYGVASENSNQALDGEAHPDDPDKSSKPEAENLAKYISMREEMYKKAKEYESKIIGFELAIRRPYFHVKPLDNPELENWHNYLDFIEKEEDINKVIKLYERCVIACANYSEFWIRYVQCMEDKGSLELANNALARATHVFVKKQPEIHLFSARFKELNGDVSGARAEYQHLYSVLCPGFLEAIVKHSNMEHRLGDKESACSVYEKAIAAEREKEQSQLLPTLLIQYSRFLFLAIRDLEKARETLTELHEQLNITKPVLEAVIHLESILPCEKRIDLLDSLVEKFVTHESSHGEGSSLVDKEEISSIFLEFLDLFGDAKSIKKSLTRHTTLFSCKRSILPSKKRKADDAIVSDRDKLAKTGGTRPVTGTDPNASNPPVWPATSEASGQPWGAAYAPQATYPAYGTYDYSHQMPQPAAQAAYGAYPPTYPAQGYTQQSYAQPAAMAAAPVPAAAPAPTAAYPQQPAAAQPYYGTTYY; encoded by the exons ATGGAGCAAGATCAGAGCGTTGCTGCCGGTGTCGATTCTGGTAGCGCGGAGCCTGGTGCCATGGCTTTCGATTTGACGACTGCCAATCCTGATGCGAACGCGTACGGTCATAATCCACCGGCTGTCACCGCCGGGAGCGCCGTGGACCATGACGGTGGAGCCCAGGCACCTGATGTCTCTGCCTACCCGGCTGAGCACGCGGCGTTGAATGGGACGGCTGGTGAGATGGCTAATTACCAAGGAGCTGCGGAGAACGGCGGCGCAGCTATCAACGAGATGGGCGAGCCTGTTCCGGAGCCATCCTATGAAGAAG CTGTGCTTTCAGCGGAAGAGGCTAGGCTGTGGAGTGTTGTTACTGCGAATTCCTTAGATTTCAATTCTTGGATTGCACTTATTGAAGAAACAGAGAAAAATGCTGAG agcaatattTTGAAGATACGGAAAGTGTATGATGCATTTCTTGCGGAGTTCCCTCTTTGCTTTGGTTATTGGAAGAAATATGCAGATCATGAAGGTAGACTTGATGGCGTCAGCAAAGTTATAGAGGTTTATGAACGAGCAATTCTTGCAGTTACTTATTCAGTGGAAATTTGGTATAACTACTGTCAGTTTGCAATTTCAACATATGAGGACCCAGATATCATCCGAAG ACTGTTTGAAAGAGGTTTGGCATACGTTGGAACAGACTATCGATCTAATGTTTTGTGGGATGAGTATATTAAGTACGAAGAATCACTGCAGGCATGGAGTCATCTAGCTGTGATATATACAAGAATATTAGAGCATCCCATACAACAGCTCGATCGGTACTTTAATTG CCTCAAGGAGTTGGCTTCAACACGGGCTCTTTCAGATATACTGACTGTGGAGGAAGCTTCTGTGTATGGTGTTGCTTCTGAGAACAGTAATCAAGCTCTTGATGGTGAGGCACATCCTGATGATCCTGATAAATCTAGCAAACCTGAAGCAGAGAACCTTGCAAAGTATATATCCATGAGAGAAGAGATGTACAAGAAGGCTAAAGAGTATGAATCTAAGATTATTGGTTTTGAGCTAGCTATTAGAAGACCATATTTTCACGTCAAGCCTCTTGACAATCCAGAGCTTGAAAATTGGCATAACTACCTTGACTTTATCGAGAAGGAAGAAGACATCAATAAG GTTATCAAATTGTACGAAAGATGTGTTATTGCGTGTGCTAATTATTCAGAATTCTGGATCCGCTACGTGCAATGTATGGAGGATAAAGGTAGTCTAGAACTAGCAAACAATGCCCTGGCGCGTGCtactcatgtttttgtgaag AAGCAGCCAGAAATCCATCTTTTTAGTGCCCGCTTTAAGGAGCTTAATGGAGATGTTTCTGGAGCACGTGCAGAATATCAGCATCTTTACTCAGTACTATGTCCTGGCTTTCTAGAGGCCATCGTGAAGCATTCTAATATGGAGCACCGACTG GGTGATAAAGAATCAGCTTGTTCAGTTTATGAGAAGGCCATTGCTGCTGAAAGGGAAAAGGAGCAAAGCCAGCTCTTGCCAACATTGCTTATTCAGTACTCACGCTTCTTATTTTTG GCCATCCGAGACTTGGAAAAGGCAAGGGAGACCTTAACTGAATTGCATGAGCAATTGAACATAACGAAACCGGTTCTTGAG GCTGTCATTCATCTAGAGTCAATCCTTCCATGTGAAAAGCGTATTGACCTTTTAGATTCACTTGTGGAGAAGTTTGTTACACATGAGTCATCTCACGGAGAGGGGTCAAGTCTTGTCGACAAAGAAGAAATATCTTCCATATTTTTGGAG TTTTTGGATCTCTTTGGGGATGCGAAGTCAATCAAGAAATCTTTAACTCGGCACACAACTCTCTTTTCATGCAAGAGAAGCATTCTGCCATCAAAGAAACGGAAAGCAGATGATGCTATTGTGTCAGACAGGGACAAGTTGGCTAAAACTGGTGGCACTCGGCCAGTCACGGGGACTGACCCTAATGCTTCCAATCCTCCAGTTTGGCCTGCGACTTCTGAAGCATCAGGGCAACCATGGGGAGCTGCATATGCACCTCAG GCTACATATCCTGCATACGGAACTTATGATTACAGCCATCAAATGCCTCAGCCTGCTGCACAAGCTGCTTATGGTGCATACCCTCCAACATACCCTGCTCAG GGCTACACGCAACAAAGCTACGCACAACCTGCAGCTATGGCCGCAGCACCAGTGCCTGCAGCGGCACCGGCACCGACAGCAGCTTACCCTCAACAACCAGCAGCAGCTCAACCCTACTATGGCACAACCTACTACTGA